The window GGCGCTGATGCCCTGGGCATAGGTCATGCCCTGCTTGCCGATCTTCTCGCCGACGGTGAGCACCACGCGCTTCCAGCCGACCATGGTGCCGATGCCCAGGGCCAGGGCGACGGCGATGATCACCCAGAACGGTGCGTATTCGGTGGTGCTGGTCAGGTCCTTGCGCAGCTTCTCCAGGTCCGCCTTCTCGCGGGCCGGCAGCTCGGACAGCTTGCCGACTTTCTTCGCGGTGTCGTCCAGGCACAGCAGGTAGCGGCGTACCTGTACGCGGGCGTCGTTGCTCAGATCGGTGTAGCTGGAAACGCCGCGCAGGTCGGTCAGCAGGCCATTGAGGGTGGCTTCGGTCTGCTTCGGCTCGCAGCGGTACAGGTCCGGCATGTCGGCCTCATTGGCCTTGCCCAGGGCCAGCATCTCGCCGAGGGTCTCGGAGTGGCGCTGGTAGAACTGCTGCAGGTGGGTGGCGGCGTCACGGGTACGCTCGATCTGGTAGGTGGTGCTGTTCAGGTCGAGAACGAACTGGGCCGGCACGATACCGATCAGCACCAGCATGATCAGGCCGATGCCTTTCTGGCCGTCGTTGGAGCCGTGCACGAAGCTCACGGTCATGGCCGAGATCACCAGCACCAGGCGGTTCCAGAACGGCGGATGCTTCTTCTCGTCGACGTCGCGGCGGGTTTCCGGGGTCTTGTGCATCTTCGACAGCGGATACATCCACTTCAGGCCGATCAGCAGGGCGGCGGCGACCAGGAAGCCGGCCAGCGGCGAGAAGATCAGCGACAGGCCGATGTCGATCGCCTTGCCCCAGTTGATCCCGTCGGCCAGCGGTATGTCGGTGAGCAGCGCATTGGCCAGGCCCACACCGAGGATCGAGCCGATTAGGGTGTGCGAGCTGGAGGCGGGGATGCCGAAGTACCAGGTGCCGAGGTTCCAGGTGATGGCGGCGGCGAGCAGCGAGAACACCATGACCAGGCCGTGGCCGGTGTTCACGTTGATCAGCAGCTCCACTGGCAGCAGGTGGACGATCGCGTAGGCGACGCCGACGCCACCGAGCAATACGCCGAGGAAGTTGAAGATGCCGGAGAGGATCACCGCGCGGTAGGGCGACATGGCCTTGGTATAGATGACCGTGGCCACCGCGTTGGCGGTGTCGTGGAAGCCGTTGATGAACTCGAAGGCGAGTACGAACGCAAGTGCCAGAACCAGGCTGACACCTACCCAGATATCGAGTCCGCTGAAGAGATCGAACATGAAATTTCTATGACCGGTCGGAGACGGGGCGGCGATTATGCCAGAAGCAATGAGTACCGTATTTAGCCTGAAACGGTTTCTCGAATTCGCGCGACGCCACGCCGCACGCTGCTTTCAGACAGGGTGGAAAAAACTTGCAATGCTTCCACGCCGGGGCGCCGGCCCATCTGATGAATGTTTGAGGTCAGTACCGGACTCCCCCACGGAGCCCATCCCACCCGCAAGCTGCGGCAAAAAGTCTGCCTGGCCGGCTTGGCGGAGGAACGTTCGTACCCGGACCTACGGTTTAGGGGAAGCGGCTTCCTGTTCCTTTTTCAGTCGTTGTTCTTCGATCTTTTCCAGCTCCCGGTCGAAGGCCTTGTCGAGCAGGTTGCGGCGCTTGCGCCATGGCTTTCGTTCGGGGTCCGGCTGGGCGGCATAGAGAGTGACTTCGCCGCCGTATACATCCTTGTAGCGTTGCTCCTGGCGCTCCAATTCCGCGCGCAGTTCGTCTTTGGTCACGATGTGTCCTGATGACAGAGAGAGTTCGTTGCCGGCGGACGCCCTGCCTGGACGCCGCTCCAGGCAGTGTAGACGCTGGGCGTTACATAGCCGGGAGAGCCGGAAACGGCGCGGATTATAACCTTTCGTGAGGGGGGCACGCGCCGATACTGCCGACGGACGGCGTCAGGACAGTAACGGCGCGGGTTGCGGGAAGGCTCAGGCGGTGCGGCTGAGATTCAGCTCGCCGATCTTCTCCAGCCGTGCGCGGACAATGTTGCGGCTGATGCCCAGCAGGCGGCCGGTCTGCAACTGGTTGCCATGGCAGAAGTGGTAGGCGGTGCGGAACAGCACTTCCTCGATGTGCTCGTAGAGGTCGGGCTTGTTGCTTTCGAACAGCTCCAGCAGTGCCTGCTCCAGGGTGGCCTCGACGCGTGGGGCGAGGGCGTGGGGGATGTGCTCCTGGCGCAACAGGTCGTGGCGCGGCGACGACGGCAGCTCGGCCAGTTGCAGGTCGCCCGGCTGCACCTGCTGGTTGCGGCACACCAGCAGTGCGTGGTGGATGGCGTTTTCCAGCTCGCGGATGTTGCCCGGCCAGCTGTGGCCGAGCAGCTTGCGTTCGGCATCGGGGCTGAGGGATGCGCGGTTGTAGCCCAGGCGCTGGCAGTGTTCTTCGAGGAAGAATTCGGCCAGCGGCAGGATGTCGCCGGGGCGCTCGCGCAGTGGCGGCAGACGGATGGTGGCGACGTGCAGGCGGTAGAACAGGTCCTCGCGGAAGTGCCCGGCGACCACTGCGTCGGCCAGGTTGACGTTGGTCGCGGCGACCACCCGCACGTTGATCGGCACCGGCGTGCGCGAGCCCAGGCGCACCACCTCGCGCTCCTGCAGCACGCGCAGCAGCTTGACCTGCATGTTCAGCGGCAGGTCGCCAATCTCGTCGAGGAACAGGGTGCCGCCGTTGGCGGATTCGAACCAGCCGGCCTTGCTGCTGGTGGCGCCGGTGTAGGCGCCTTTCTCATGGCCGAAGAGTTCGCTCTCCACCAGTGTCTCGGAGAAGGCGCCACAGTTCACCGCGACGAAGGGCGCGGCGCTGCGCCGGCTGAGCTTGTGGATATGTCGGGCGACCAGCTCCTTGCCGGTGCCGGTTTCACCGATGATCAGGGCGTTGGCCTCGCTGGGGGCGAGGCGTTCGATCCGGTTGAGCAACTCCTGCGAGCGCGGGTCCTTGAACACCAGCACCGTGGCGCGGACCGACTTGGTTTGCTCGCGGGCATTGGGGAGGGTCAAGAGCGACATGGCAGGCTTCCTGGCGTACCGGGTGAATGGGCAACGCCATACTGCGCCATTTTTGTTATTTCAAAAAATTATTAATTAGAATTTATATATAACTTAAACGCTCCTGCGGGCGGTAACGGCCCGTGCGCCGTTCATGCTTTTGCCCTGGGGGGCCACGTTCGCTGCGTGTCCGGGGTCGCCAATGCGAGGGCGCAGGCTACGCTGAGAAGGCAAACCATCCCAGGAGACCACTCCATGACCACCGTTCGCATTCCGCTGCTGGCACTGGCTCTGCTGTTTTCGGTGCAGGGCTTCGCCGCTACCGCCGCCCAGACCGCGCAGCAGGAAAAGATGAAGACCTGTAACGCCGATGCCACCACCAAGGCCCTCAAGGGCGACGAGCGCAAGGCTTTCATGAGCACCTGCCTGAAAGCCGGCAGCGATGCCAAGGCGATGACGCCTCAGCAGGAGAAGATGAAGACCTGCAACGCCGACGCGACCGCCAAGGCCCTCAAGGGCGACGAACGCAAGGCGTTCATGAGTACGTGTCTGAAGAAGTGAGGATGGAGTGCGGCAGGGCCGCGTGAGTTGCTGGAAGGGCAGCCTGGGGCTGCCCTTTTTCGTGTCTGACGCTTCTGCAGGTTCGCGAGCAAGCTCGCTCCTACAGGCAGATCTAACTTCGGTGTGCTTTTCGTAGGAGCGAGCTTGCTCGCGAACCCATCTGCTTGGTCAGATGCCGGAAAACACCAGCCAGGCGCTGATCAAGGCGTAGGCCACGATCGTTGCATCGACCCGCAGGCCGGGCGAAAAACGTCGGGACCGGTTCATTTCCTGGCCACCGCGGACCAGTAGCCCTGGGCATTGCGAAATGGCTGGCGAGCCATCTGCTCGGGGCGGGTGATGCCATCGGCGAGCAGGGCGTTGACGAGGGCGGAAAAGGACTTGGCGCTGTAGCTCATGTTCGGCTCCTGATGCTTTCTCTCCATTGGGTGGAGCCATGAAAACATCAGGGCCACTATCGACGGAAATGGATAGCTTTAAGGGTGACCATCGATGAAATTGATGGAAGGCCAGGACAGCTCCAGCGTGCTTTCAAAGTGACGCGGCTCGCCCGTGAGCGGATCGATGAAGTCCAGCCGGCGAGCCAGCAGCTTCAGCGGCTTCTCGTAGTCTTCCGGCGGGCGCTCGTCGCGTGGCGGCAGGGTGGGGTAGAGCGGGTCGAAGCACAGCGCCGCGCCGAGGGCCGACATGTGCACGCGCAACTGGTGGCGCTTGCCGGTCACCGGGTGCAAGCCATAGCGCCATAGCGCGCCGCGCCGCTCCAGCACCTCGATGCGCGTTTCGCTGTTGGGCGCGCCATCCACTTCCTGCATCAGGATGAACGGATCGCCATCCACCATCCGCGATTTGCGCACGTGGGGAAACGCCAGCTGCGGCAGTGCCGGGGCGATGGCCTCGTACATCTTGTCGATGCGCCGCTCGCGGAACAGCGCCTGGTAGGCGGCGCGGCTGTCGGGGTTGGCGGAGAGCAGCACCAGCCCGGCGGTAAGCCGGTCGATGCGGTGCAGCGGCACCAGCAGCGGGTTGTCCAGGCGCCTGGCCAGGCGCGCGAGCAGGGTCTGCTCGACATACTGGCCGGAGGGCGTCACCGGCAGGAAATGCGGCTTGTCTGCCACCACCAGGTGCTCGTCGGCGTACAGGACCGACTCCTGGAACGGCACCGGCGTCTCCTGCGGTACTTCTCGG of the Pseudomonas sp. PSE14 genome contains:
- a CDS encoding inorganic phosphate transporter, whose protein sequence is MFDLFSGLDIWVGVSLVLALAFVLAFEFINGFHDTANAVATVIYTKAMSPYRAVILSGIFNFLGVLLGGVGVAYAIVHLLPVELLINVNTGHGLVMVFSLLAAAITWNLGTWYFGIPASSSHTLIGSILGVGLANALLTDIPLADGINWGKAIDIGLSLIFSPLAGFLVAAALLIGLKWMYPLSKMHKTPETRRDVDEKKHPPFWNRLVLVISAMTVSFVHGSNDGQKGIGLIMLVLIGIVPAQFVLDLNSTTYQIERTRDAATHLQQFYQRHSETLGEMLALGKANEADMPDLYRCEPKQTEATLNGLLTDLRGVSSYTDLSNDARVQVRRYLLCLDDTAKKVGKLSELPAREKADLEKLRKDLTSTTEYAPFWVIIAVALALGIGTMVGWKRVVLTVGEKIGKQGMTYAQGISAQLTATAAIGLANIYSLPVSTTHVLSSGVAGTMVANRSGLQGSTVRNIIMAWVLTLPASMGLAAGLFWLTSKLI
- a CDS encoding sigma-54 dependent transcriptional regulator codes for the protein MSLLTLPNAREQTKSVRATVLVFKDPRSQELLNRIERLAPSEANALIIGETGTGKELVARHIHKLSRRSAAPFVAVNCGAFSETLVESELFGHEKGAYTGATSSKAGWFESANGGTLFLDEIGDLPLNMQVKLLRVLQEREVVRLGSRTPVPINVRVVAATNVNLADAVVAGHFREDLFYRLHVATIRLPPLRERPGDILPLAEFFLEEHCQRLGYNRASLSPDAERKLLGHSWPGNIRELENAIHHALLVCRNQQVQPGDLQLAELPSSPRHDLLRQEHIPHALAPRVEATLEQALLELFESNKPDLYEHIEEVLFRTAYHFCHGNQLQTGRLLGISRNIVRARLEKIGELNLSRTA
- a CDS encoding PsiF family protein codes for the protein MTTVRIPLLALALLFSVQGFAATAAQTAQQEKMKTCNADATTKALKGDERKAFMSTCLKAGSDAKAMTPQQEKMKTCNADATAKALKGDERKAFMSTCLKK
- a CDS encoding pseudouridine synthase; translated protein: MSSSRFSAAQQRASTLHLPAGPWATVLDCLCARFPAISRDTWLDRMARGKVLDSDGQPIGPQHPYREALRIHYFREVPQETPVPFQESVLYADEHLVVADKPHFLPVTPSGQYVEQTLLARLARRLDNPLLVPLHRIDRLTAGLVLLSANPDSRAAYQALFRERRIDKMYEAIAPALPQLAFPHVRKSRMVDGDPFILMQEVDGAPNSETRIEVLERRGALWRYGLHPVTGKRHQLRVHMSALGAALCFDPLYPTLPPRDERPPEDYEKPLKLLARRLDFIDPLTGEPRHFESTLELSWPSINFIDGHP